A stretch of Miscanthus floridulus cultivar M001 chromosome 13, ASM1932011v1, whole genome shotgun sequence DNA encodes these proteins:
- the LOC136501756 gene encoding putative aconitate hydratase, cytoplasmic, with amino-acid sequence MYKAANARLLLRSLSSNSAASASVPVNPRLASARLALSRPCGAWVGRSSGLVRAAGWSGTRPRFAGARAQIGAATVPAVERFQRRMATQATEHAFKDILTSLPKPGGGEYGKFYSLPALNDQRIDKLPYSIRILLESAIRNCDNFQVTKNDVEKIIDWENTSPKLAEIPFKPARVLLQDFTGVPAVVDLAAMRDAMAKLGSDANKINPLVPVDLVIDHSVQVDVARSQNAVQANMELEFSRNKERFGFLKWGSSAFQNMLVVPPGSGIVHQVNLEYLGRVVFNTDGILYPDSVVGTDSHTTMIDGLGVAGWGVGGIEAEATMLGQPMSMVLPGVVGFQLTGKLRSGVTATDLVLTVTQMLRKHGVVGKFVEFYGEGMGKLSLADRATIANMSPEYGATMGFFPVDHVTLDYLKLTGRSDETVSMIEAYLRANKMFVDYNEPPTERIYSSYLELDLDEVEPSMSGPKRPHDRVPLKEMKSDWHACLDNKVGFKGFAVPKEQQDKVVKFDFHGQPAEIKHGNVVIAAITSCTNTSNPSVMLGAGLVAKKACELGLEVKPWVKTSLAPGSGVVTKYLLQSGLQEYLNQQGFHIVGYGCTTCIGNSGDLDESVSAAITENDVVAAAVLSGNRNFEGRVHPLTRANYLASPPLVVAYALAGTVDIDFEKEPIGIGKDGKEVYFRDIWPSTEEIAQVVQSSVLPDMFKGTYEAITKGNPMWNQLTVPEASLYSWDSKSTYIHEPPYFKDMTMSPPGPSAVKDAYCLLNFGDSITTDHISPAGSIHKDSPAAKYLMERGVDRKDFNSYGSRRGNDEIMARGTFANIRIVNKFLNGEVGPKTIHVPTGEKLYVFDAAMRYKSEGHATIILAGAEYGSGSSRDWAAKGPMLLGVKAVIAKSFERIHRSNLVGMGIIPLCFKAGEDADSLGLTGHERYSIGLPANLSEICPGQDVTVTTDNGKSFTCTLRFDTEVELAYFNHGGILPYVIRNLAGAQN; translated from the exons ATGTATAAAGCCGCCAACGCCCGCCTCCTCCTCAGATCCCTCTCCTCCAACTCAGCCGCGTCCGCCTCCGTGCCCGTCAACCCGCGCCTCGCCTCCGCCCGCCTCGCGCTCTCGCGGCCTTGCGGCGCGTGGGTCGGCCGCAGCAGTGGGCTCGTCCGCGCCGCCGGGTGGTCCGGGACCCGACCGCGCTTCGCCGGCGCCAGGGCGCAGATCGGGGCCGCCACCGTGCCCGCCGTCGAGCGGTTCCAGCGCAGGATGGCAACCCAAG CTACCGAGCATGCCTTCAAGGATATTCTGACCAGCCTCCCTAAGCCTGGAGGTGGTGAATATGGAAAGTTCTACAGTCTTCCTGCACTAAATGATCAAAGGATTG ATAAGCTGCCCTACTCCATCCGTATTCTTCTTGAGTCAGCTATCCGTAACTGTGATAACTTCCAAGTTACCAAGAATGATGTTGAGAAAATAATTGACTGGGAAAACACATCTCCAAAGCTGGCTGAGATACCATTCAAACCagcacgagttcttcttcag GACTTCACTGGAGTTCCAGCTGTTGTTGATCTTGCAGCTATGCGTGATGCGATGGCCAAGTTGGGAAGTGATGCCAACAAGATCAACCCATTG GTCCCAGTGGATCTTGTTATTGATCACTCAGTGCAGGTGGATGTAGCAAGGTCACAGAATGCCGTACAAGCAAACATGGAACTGGAATTTAGTCGCAACAAGGAAAGATTTGGTTTCCTTAAATGGGGCTCTAGTGCTTTCCAAAACATGCTGGTTGTTCCCCCTGGTTCTGGTATTGTGCACCAG GTCAATCTTGAGTATCTTGGCAGAGTTGTTTTCAACACAGATGGCATTCTCTATCCTGACAGCGTAGTTGGTACTGACTCTCACACCACTATGATTGATGGTTTGGGTGTTGCTGGCTGGGGGGTTGGTGGTATAGAAGCTGAGGCTACAATGCTTGGTCAG CCAATGAGCATGGTTTTGCCTGGCGTCGTTGGCTTCCAGTTAACTGGGAAGTTACGGAGTGGTGTCACGGCCACTGATCTTGTTCTTACTGTGACACAAATGCTAAGGAAACATGGCGTTGTTGGCAAATTTGTTGAATTCTATG GCGAAGGTATGGGTAAGCTGTCTTTAGCCGACAGGGCCACAATTGCGAACATGTCACCGGAATATGGAGCTACCATGGGCTTCTTTCCTGTGGACCATGTGACATTGGATTACCTTAAACTGACAGGCCGGAGTGATGAAACA GTGTCAATGATTGAAGCATATCTGAGAGCGAACAAAATGTTTGTGGATTACAATGAG CCTCCAACAGAGAGAATATACTCATCTTATCTTGAGCTGGACCTTGATGAGGTGGAGCCTAGCATGTCTGGCCCAAAGAG GCCTCATGATCGTGTCCCTTTGAAGGAAATGAAATCAGATTGGCATGCTTGCCTGGACAACAAAGTTGGGTTCAAG GGTTTTGCAGTGCCAAAGGAGCAGCAGGATAAGGTTGTCAAATTTGACTTTCACGGGCAGCCAGCAGAAATCAAGCATGGTAATGTTGTTATAGCAGCAATAACTAGCTGCACAAACACCTCAAATCCTAGTGTTATGCTTGGTGCTGGTCTTGTAGCTAAGAAAGCCTGCGAGTTGGGTCTTGAG GTTAAACCATGGGTAAAGACAAGCCTTGCCCCTGGATCAGGAGTTGTCACGAAGTACTTGCTTCAGAG TGGCCTTCAAGAATACTTGAACCAGCAAGGATTTCATATTGTTGGCTATGGCTGTACCACTTGCATTGGAAACTCTGGTGATCTCGATGAATCTGTATCAGCTGCCATTACAGAAAATG atgttgttgctgctgctgttttGTCGGGTAACCGTAACTTCGAGGGTCGTGTGCACCCTTTAACTCGGGCTAACTATCTTGCTTCGCCACCTCTTGTTGTTGCTTATGCACTTGCTGGAACT GTTGATATTGATTTTGAGAAAGAGCCCATTGGAATTGGAAAGGATGGCAAGGAAGTCTACTTCAGGGATATATGGCCCTCGACGGAAGAAATTGCACAG GTTGTCCAATCCAGTGTGCTGCCTGACATGTTCAAGGGCACCTATGAGGCTATCACAAAAGGCAACCCAATGTGGAACCAGTTAACTGTCCCAGAAGCGTCACTCTATTCATGGGATTCCAAATCCACTTACATTCATGAGCCCCCATACTTTAAGGACATGACCATGTCCCCACCTGGTCCCTCCGCAGTGAAAGATGCCTACTGCTTGCTGAACTTCGGGGACAGTATTACTACAGATCACATTTCACCTGCAGGAAGCATACACAAAGACAGTCCTGCTGCCAAGTATTTGATGGAGCGTGGTGTGGACCGGAAGGACTTCAACTCATATGGTAGCCGTCGTGGTAATGATGAAATAATGGCAAGGGGAACATTTGCAAACATTAGGATCGTGAACAAGTTTTTGAATGGAGAAGTTGGACCCAAGACCATTCATGTCCCTACTGGGGAGAAGCTTTACGTTTTTGATGCGGCCATG AGATACAAATCTGAGGGCCATGCTACTATAATTCTTGCTGGTGCTGAATATGGAAGCGGCAGTTCTCGTGATTGGGCTGCCAAGGGTCCGATGCTCCTG GGAGTTAAAGCTGTGATTGCCAAGAGCTTTGAGCGTATCCACAGAAGCAACTTGGTGGGGATGGGAATCATTCCTCTCTGCTTCAAAGCTGGTGAGGATGCTGATTCTCTTGGCCTCACTGGACATGAGCGGTACAGCATCGGTCTCCCTGCCAATCTCAGTGAGATCTGTCCCGGCCAGGATGTGACTGTTACTACCGACAATGGGAAATCTTTCACTTGCACCCTTCGCTTTGACACTGAG GTGGAGCTGGCGTACTTCAACCATGGAGGCATCCTCCCCTATGTCATCCGCAACTTGGCTGGTGCGCAGAACTAA